One region of Pseudomonas glycinae genomic DNA includes:
- a CDS encoding phosphoribosylanthranilate isomerase, with the protein MSAVRSKICGITRMEDALAAVEAGADAIGFVFYAKSPRAVTVQQARAIIAALPPFVTTVGLFVNASRCELGEILDAVPLDLLQFHGDETAAECEGWHRPYIKALRVKAGDDIAAACDAYPSASGVLLDTYVEGVPGGTGEAFDWSLIPQGLSKPLILAGGLTPENVADAIAQVRPYAVDVSGGVEASKGIKDHAKIRAFINAVR; encoded by the coding sequence ATGTCAGCCGTTCGCAGCAAGATTTGCGGGATTACCCGCATGGAAGATGCGTTGGCAGCCGTCGAGGCCGGGGCCGATGCCATCGGTTTTGTGTTCTACGCTAAAAGTCCCCGGGCCGTGACCGTGCAGCAGGCGCGGGCGATCATCGCCGCATTGCCGCCGTTCGTGACCACGGTCGGGCTGTTCGTCAATGCCAGCCGCTGCGAGCTCGGGGAAATCCTCGATGCCGTGCCGCTGGATCTGTTGCAGTTCCACGGCGACGAAACCGCCGCCGAGTGTGAAGGCTGGCACCGGCCGTACATCAAGGCTTTGCGGGTCAAGGCGGGCGATGACATTGCCGCTGCCTGCGATGCCTACCCAAGTGCCAGCGGCGTGCTGCTCGACACTTATGTCGAAGGCGTGCCCGGCGGAACCGGCGAGGCGTTCGACTGGTCATTGATTCCGCAAGGCTTGAGCAAACCGTTGATTCTGGCCGGCGGCCTGACGCCGGAGAACGTCGCCGATGCGATCGCCCAAGTGCGGCCGTATGCCGTGGATGTCAGCGGCGGGGTAGAGGCGAGCAAGGGCATCAAGGATC
- the truA gene encoding tRNA pseudouridine(38-40) synthase TruA, which yields MAPEGFFRVALGVEYKGSRYSGWQRQSTGVLTVQETLEKALSKVADSPISLQCAGRTDAGVHACGQVVHFDTQVDRSLKAWVMGANINLPHDISVSWAKVMPAHFHARFKAIARRYRYVIYNDQIRPAHLNEEITWNHRPLDVERMAEAAQYLIGTHDFSAFRAGQCQAKSPIKQMHHLRVTRHGKMIVLDIRANAFLHHMVRNIAGVLMTIGAGERPVEWMKEVLESRERRSGGVTAHPFGLYLVQVEYHDEFPLPERFIGPHFLTGFADLDG from the coding sequence ATGGCACCCGAAGGCTTTTTCCGCGTCGCGCTGGGCGTTGAATACAAGGGCTCGCGCTACAGCGGCTGGCAGCGTCAGTCCACCGGTGTGCTCACCGTGCAGGAAACCCTGGAAAAAGCCCTGTCGAAGGTCGCCGACTCGCCGATCTCGCTGCAATGCGCGGGGCGCACCGACGCCGGTGTGCATGCGTGCGGGCAAGTGGTGCATTTCGATACCCAGGTCGACCGCTCGCTGAAAGCCTGGGTCATGGGCGCCAACATCAATCTGCCCCACGACATCAGCGTCAGTTGGGCGAAGGTCATGCCGGCGCATTTCCATGCGCGATTCAAGGCGATTGCCCGGCGCTATCGCTATGTGATCTACAACGATCAGATCCGCCCGGCGCATCTCAACGAAGAAATCACCTGGAATCACCGTCCGCTGGACGTCGAGCGCATGGCCGAGGCCGCGCAGTACCTGATCGGTACCCATGATTTCAGTGCCTTCCGTGCCGGCCAGTGCCAGGCCAAGTCGCCGATCAAGCAGATGCATCACCTGCGCGTGACCCGTCACGGCAAAATGATCGTTCTGGACATCCGCGCCAACGCGTTCCTGCACCACATGGTGCGCAACATCGCCGGCGTGCTGATGACCATCGGTGCCGGCGAGCGGCCGGTGGAGTGGATGAAAGAAGTGCTGGAGAGCCGTGAGCGGCGTTCCGGCGGGGTCACGGCGCATCCGTTCGGCCTGTATCTGGTGCAGGTCGAGTATCACGACGAGTTCCCGTTGCCCGAGCGTTTCATCGGGCCACATTTCCTTACGGGTTTCGCGGATCTTGACGGCTGA